The following proteins are co-located in the Ensifer sp. WSM1721 genome:
- a CDS encoding TetR/AcrR family transcriptional regulator — MQQRRPRRSNQERSDATRAAILDAARALFVEKGYADTATPEIVAAAGLTRGALYHHFEDKKALFRAVIEREAREVATTIENSAAEGVAPREALLAGAAAYFDAMAAPGRVRLLLLDGPAILGVTEMAIIDAAHGGRTLEEGLAAVMAPHRLEEKAVKAMAFLLSAAFDRAALEIEAGAARADYAYAIDRLIDRLIAA, encoded by the coding sequence ATGCAACAGAGAAGACCGAGACGCTCGAACCAGGAGCGCTCCGACGCGACCCGAGCCGCGATCCTTGATGCCGCCCGCGCACTCTTCGTCGAGAAGGGCTATGCCGACACGGCAACACCGGAAATCGTTGCCGCGGCCGGGCTTACGCGTGGCGCGCTCTATCACCACTTCGAGGACAAGAAGGCGCTGTTTCGCGCGGTCATTGAACGGGAGGCGCGCGAAGTCGCGACGACCATCGAGAACTCCGCCGCTGAAGGCGTCGCGCCTCGCGAGGCGCTGCTCGCTGGGGCCGCCGCCTATTTCGACGCCATGGCGGCGCCCGGCAGGGTGCGCCTGCTGCTGCTCGACGGCCCGGCCATCCTCGGCGTTACCGAAATGGCGATAATCGACGCCGCGCATGGCGGCAGAACGCTCGAGGAGGGACTGGCCGCCGTCATGGCTCCGCACCGCCTGGAGGAAAAGGCGGTCAAGGCGATGGCGTTCCTGCTGTCAGCCGCTTTCGACCGGGCCGCGCTCGAGATCGAAGCCGGTGCCGCGCGTGCCGACTACGCCTACGCCATCGACAGGCTGATCGATCGCCTGATCGCTGCGTGA